The Bemisia tabaci chromosome 8, PGI_BMITA_v3 genome has a segment encoding these proteins:
- the LOC109040645 gene encoding gamma-glutamyl hydrolase has translation MLWCSVLLAVTFRMVTGVTDRPIIGIMTMELEKSLEASYPGYDVYIAASYVKAVEGAGARVVPVFTGQSESYYRKIAQSVNGILIPGGGAQFSGTDNFYAATKTMYNIALEMNGKKIHFPILAVCLGYQLIAHLANNDKSLLKRCDIIHTNMNLKFLPGFRKGSLLKSIPKQIARALEGSNITVHNHNWCIYPDDFSAALDKDWKILATTDDLQGVPFISAYEHRKHPIGAVLFHPEKNIYEWGRVLNFPRSPRAIAASRYFYDWLVGEAKKNDNYFSELHLEQESLIYNFEAFHSELFYPTTHSNFTHTYLFNTKYLDVK, from the exons ATGCTGTGGTGCTCCGTTCTTTTGGCTGTCACGTTTAGGATGGTGACTGGTGTCACCGATCGACCAATCATCGGAATAATGACGATGGAACTGGAGAAAAGTCTGGAAGCGTCGTATCCAGGCTATGACGTATACATAGCTGCCTCCTATGTCAAAGCGGTCGAAGGAGCCGGCGCCAGAGTTGTCCCCGTTTTTACCGGTCAGAGTGAAAGCTACTACAG AAAAATAGCTCAATCCGTGAATGGAATTTTAATTCCCGGTGGGGGAGCTCAATTTAGTGGAACTGATAACTTCTATGCGGCCACAAAGACCATGTACAACATAGCACTTGAG atgaACGGGAAAAAGATACATTTTCCGATTTTGGCCGTTTGTCTTGGGTACCAATTGATTGCACATCTGGCCAATAACGACAAAAGCCTCTTAAAAAGGTGTGATATCATCCACACGAatatgaatttgaaatttttaccggGTTTTCGGAAAGGATCTCTCCTCAAATCCATCCCGAAACAAATAGCGCGTGCGTTGGAAGGAAGCAACATCACCGTACACAACCACAA ttGGTGCATATACCCGGACGATTTCAGTGCAGCTTTAGATAAAGATTGGAAAATTCTTGCGACAACGGACGATCTCCAAGGAGTGCCTTTTATTTCGGCGTACGAGCATAGGAAGCACCCCATTGGTGCTGTTTTGTTCCATCCAGAGAAGAACATTTACGAGTGGGGCAgggttttgaatttcccgcgtTCGCCAAGAGCAATCGCAGCCTCCCGCTACTTTTACGACTGGCTCGTCGGAGAAGCCAAGAAAAATGACAACTACTTCTCGGAGCTTCACTTGGAGCAAGAGTCCCTCATTTACAACTTCGAGGCCTTTCACAGCGAGCTTTTTTATCCGACCACGCACTCTAATTTCACGCACACGTATTTGTTCAATACCAAGTATTTGGACGTAAAATGA